The Bacteroidota bacterium DNA segment GTTTTCCGTCACCTTTCTCACCCTTTCATCCGTGGCATCAATGGAAGAAATCTCATATTCGTAAGGACTTGTACTCAAAGTAAAACCTGTAAATGCAAAGCATTTACTGTAATCCAGCTTCGATTGTGCATCCGGGTCCATCGGATCTCCGTCGAACATCACATCGCAAATATCCACTCCTTCTGCAGCAAGCGCTACATCATAACTATCGGGGGCTGAACACATGGAAAACAAATAACCACCCCCAGCCACAAAATCACGTATCTTTTTTGCCACGGCAAGCTTACATTGCGAAACCTTTGAAAATCCAAGAGATTTGGCAGTTTCTTCCGCTGCCCGTTGATTATCACGATACCATTGAAAATCTTTGTACCGTGCCCAGAATTTCCCATACTGTCCAGTGAAATCTTCATGGTGAAGATGAAGCCAGTCATACATGGGAAGCATATCGTTGAGGACCTCCGGATCGTAAATAACATTATAAGGTATCTCAGCATAGGTAAGCACCAGCGTAACGGCATCGTCCCAGGGCTGCTTGTTCTTGGGAGAATAAACGGCGATTTTGGGGGGCTTATGGAGTTTCACCTCTTCCATGTTAACCTGCGGATCAGCGATTTCCTGCAAAATACCCATGGCCTGCACATCAGCTATAACCTGATAACTAACATCCCTGATCACACATTCATTTTCAATCAGTTGATGATGTAGGCACAGGAAACTCCCCCCCTTGTAGTTTAAGAGCCAGCTTACTTCCACTTCCTGCTGTAGTACCCAGTAGGCAATACCATAGGCTTTGAGATGGTTTTTCTGGGTATTGTCCATGGGAATAAGAATATAAGCCGCCTGTACAATTTGCCAGCCGGTAATAAGTATTATAAGGAATACGATTCTTCTCATAAATCAGGATTAACTTTTCAACGGTATTCCGGAAAGATTATTCTTTGAAATCGAGTTTTTGATAAACCGAATTCTGGCTTTTAAATTCCGGCACTATTTCTTTCATGATGGTAACAATCTCAAG contains these protein-coding regions:
- a CDS encoding asparagine synthetase B; the protein is MRRIVFLIILITGWQIVQAAYILIPMDNTQKNHLKAYGIAYWVLQQEVEVSWLLNYKGGSFLCLHHQLIENECVIRDVSYQVIADVQAMGILQEIADPQVNMEEVKLHKPPKIAVYSPKNKQPWDDAVTLVLTYAEIPYNVIYDPEVLNDMLPMYDWLHLHHEDFTGQYGKFWARYKDFQWYRDNQRAAEETAKSLGFSKVSQCKLAVAKKIRDFVAGGGYLFSMCSAPDSYDVALAAEGVDICDVMFDGDPMDPDAQSKLDYSKCFAFTGFTLSTSPYEYEISSIDATDERVRKVTENNDFFTLFDFSAKWDPVPTMLCQDHTRIIKGFMGQTTAFRKEFLKPEVLIMGENKALAEVRYIHGEYGKGTWTFLGGHDPEDYHHYVGDPPTELDLHPNSAGYRLILNNILFPAAKKKKQKT